In the Corythoichthys intestinalis isolate RoL2023-P3 chromosome 12, ASM3026506v1, whole genome shotgun sequence genome, one interval contains:
- the LOC130927214 gene encoding trace amine-associated receptor 13c-like, translated as MESKNHSELCFPQLANLSCKKSMFESSEDVLNALLSLTCVLTVLLNLLVSVAISHFRQLHTPTNLLLLSLAVSDVLVGLLVWPGQIYIRTSCWAFGDIACVCYQFASYIVVSASVGNMVLISVDRYIAICSPLHYNVKVTVNTIQLCVCLCWLLLSLYCSVLLRDHLAHPEKCRSCYGECVVHLNVSDGIINMVAIFILPLSIIVTLYTRVFMVAVSQARAMRSHVTCNKVQNSVPLGAKKSELKAARTLGVLVLVFLVCFCPFYISSLVGDISFSTSAHYVVYLYNFNSCVNPLIYALFYPWFRRAVKHIVTLRILQPGSSGAKLV; from the exons ATGGAGAGCAAGAACCATTCAGAGCTCTGCTTTCCACAGCTGGCCAACCTGTCATGCAAGAAGTCCATGTTTGAATCATCTGAAGATGTTCTTAATGCTCTGCTGTCTTTAACTTGTGTCCTCACTGTGCTGCTCAATTTGCTCGTCAGTGTTGCAATCTCCCATTTCAG gcAGCTTCACACTCCCACCAACCTGCTCCTCCTCTCTCTCGCCGTCTCCGACGTCCTGGTGGGCCTCCTGGTGTGGCCAGGTCAGATCTATATCAGAACATCCTGCTGGGCTTTTGGCGACATAGCATGCGTTTGCTATCAGTTTGCCTCCTACATAGTCGTGTCTGCATCAGTGGGAAACATGGTGTTGATATCAGTTGACCGTTACATTGCCATTTGCAGTCCTCTCCACTATAACGTCAAAGTCACTGTGAATACAATCCAACTTTGTGTTTGTCTCTGCTGGTTATTGTTGTCTCTTTACTGTAGCGTTCTCTTGAGGGATCATCTAGCTCATCCGGAAAAATGCAGGTCCTGCTATGGGGAATGTGTTGTTCATTTGAACGTGAGTGATGGGATTATTAATATGGTTGCAATTTTCATCCTCCCTCTTAGCATTATTGTCACGCTGTACACCAGAGTGTTTATGGTTGCCGTATCTCAGGCACGAGCCATGCGTTCTCACGTCACATGCAACAAAGTACAGAATTCTGTCCCTTTAGGCGCAAAGAAATCCGAGCTGAAAGCGGCCAGGACTCTCGGTGTTCTGGTCCTCGTATTCCTTGTCtgcttttgtccattttacATTTCTTCTCTTGTAGGTGACATAAGCTTTTCAACATCTGCACATTATGTTGTCTACCTATATAATTTCAACTCGTGTGTGAACCCCTTGATTTACGCCCTGTTCTACCCCTGGTTTAGAAGAGCTGTTAAACATATTGTTACTTTGCGCATACTGCAGCCTGGCTCCTCTGGGGCCAAACTGGTGTAG
- the LOC130927254 gene encoding trace amine-associated receptor 13c-like, with protein sequence MESKDHSELCFPQLANLSCKKSMFESSEDVLNALLSLTCILTVLLNLLVIVAISHFRQLHTPTNLLLLSLAVSDVLVGLLVWPTDIYQRTSCWAFGDVACICYQLASFIILSTSVGNMVLISVDRYIAICDPLHYNVKVTVNRIQLCVCLCWFLLSLYCCILLRDHLAHPEKCRSCYGECAVHLNMKNGIFDMVVIFILPLSIIVMLYTRVFIVAVSQARAMRSNVTCDKVQNSVLLGAKKSELKAARTLGVLVLVFLVCICPFYISPLVGDISFSTSAHYVLYLFNFNSCVNPLIYALFYPWFRRAVKHIVSLRILQPGSSRAKLV encoded by the exons ATGGAGAGCAAGGACCATTCAGAACTCTGCTTTCCACAGCTGGCGAACCTGTCATGCAAGAAGTCCATGTTTGAATCATCTGAAGATGTTCTTAATGCTCTGCTGTCTTTAACTTGTATCCTCACTGTGCTGCTCAATTTGCTCGTCATTGTTGCAATCTCCCATTTCAG gcAGCTTCACACTCCCACCAACCTGCTCCTCCTCTCTCTCGCCGTCTCCGACGTCCTGGTGGGCCTCCTGGTGTGGCCGACTGATATCTATCAAAGAACATCCTGCTGGGCTTTTGGCGATGTAGCATGCATTTGCTATCAGTTGGCCTCCTTCATCATCCTGTCCACCTCAGTGGGAAACATGGTGTTGATATCAGTTGACCGTTACATTGCCATTTGCGATCCTCTCCACTATAACGTTAAAGTCACTGTGAATAGAATCCAACTTTGTGTTTGTCTCTGCTGGTTCTTGTTGTCTCTGTATTGTTGCATTCTTTTGAGGGATCATCTAGCTCATCCGGAAAAATGCAGGTCCTGCTATGGGGAATGTGCTGTTCATTTAAACATGAAAAATGGGATTTTTGACATGGTTGTGATTTTCATCCTCCCTCTAAGCATTATTGTCATGCTGTACACCAGAGTGTTTATTGTTGCTGTGTCTCAGGCGCGAGCCATGCGTTCTAACGTCACATGCGACAAAGTACAGAATTCCGTCCTTTTAGGTGCAAAGAAATCCGAGCTGAAAGCTGCCAGGACTCTCGGTGTTCTGGTCCTCGTATTCCTTGTCtgcatttgtccattttacattTCTCCTCTAGTAGGTGACATAAGCTTTTCAACATCCGCACATTATGTTCTCTACCTGTTTAATTTCAACTCGTGTGTGAACCCCTTGATTTACGCCCTGTTTTATCCCTGGTTTAGAAGAGCTGTTAAACATATCGTTTCTCTGCGCATACTGCAGCCTGGCTCCTCTAGGGCCAAACTGGTGTAG